The Sphingobacterium lactis sequence TGATCTCGCGCTTAAAATCTTGCTCAAGGTTGTCAGGGGTGATGATGAGAACGACCAGATTCAGGAAGGCCTCGTCAAATGGCATCAGCGGTTTTCTGATCTGATCGATAAAGGGTTCCATCCGACCGATGTGCTTTATTTTCAACTCTTGGTGGAGCGTGCCTATCCTGAACGCTTACAGATAGCAGAGGATTATTATTATCAACATGCCTTGGAAATCATACAGCGCTATCCCAATACCTACGGGGCCTTCCATTTTGCCGGAACCTATCTGTATGAACAGGGGGATTTTGACCAAGCTGTATCCTACTTTCGAAATGCATTGGCCATCCAGCAGCAAGTGACCACCTGGAGAAGGATGGTCGAGTCCCGATTCCTGGCCAATGGTACGCTTGAGGAACAGGTTCCTCAATTTAAGGATATTCCGAGAGATCTGTATAACGAAGGCGTGAACTTGGATGCCTTCCTGAAGAATATGGAAGAGAGTGCCGTGAAGGAAGCCTTGCGGAATCTGGATGTGATGATTTACCAGCAATCATTTGAAGCATTCCGAAAATATTTTGAAGAGGACAAATATGAAAGCGACCTGTTCGGGGATGAGCATTGCTGGGCAATGTGCTGCAATAACTTGGCTATAGCCTATACAGCACAGGGAAATTACCATGATGCCGTAGAAGTTGCTCAGGAAGGCTTGAAACATGCCGAATTCCAGGAACTTCATTACAGCTTAGTGGAGGCAGCCATAGAGTCCAATGATTACCTGACTGCCCAAGAAGCCCTACAAACCTATTTTGATCAGTATAACCAGGAAACGGCTTCCTATTATAAATATCTGCAGATGCAAGCGAATTTGGTGATCGTAAATCATCAGTTGGGGGATGAGGAAACAGAGCTTAACCATGCAAAAGACCTCCTGTTTGCGATCTACGATCATTATCAAGAGAACCCAGATATTTCCGATTATGATTTTCGGGATTTTGAAGCTGCAAAGAATACGATTGAGACCCTGCTGTACCAGGAATACGAGCATAAACCAGCAGCGGTTAGACAACAGTACTATGAGGAGATTGCCGCAAAATATCCAGATGAGGCAAATCCGCAGTACAACCTGATGCAGATTTACAATGAACAGGAGGATTACCAACAGGTGAATAGAGCCGCACGCTTATATATGGAAAACAAGCAGGCCTTTCTGATCAATGACTTCGATAAGGCAAAAACACTCTACATGATCGTAAAAAGTCATTTTCTGATTGGCCAATACCGGGAAGGCGCTGCCCTGTTCTCGGAATACGATAGTTTTGTGGAACAATCCCTCGAATCCACAGAGTATGTAATATGGCTAAGTTATGGAGTGAAGTTGTTGAGTAAATCCGGAGATTTGGAGGGTATGGAATCATTGGTGAGTCATTTCCAATCGATTTACAATCAGGAGAATTGGTCTTACGATAGCGATTCTGAAGGTGTTTATCTCGCCCAGGCTACAGCATTGTACCAACATGGGAACTTGAAAGAAGCGCATAAGGTTTTGGATTATGTGCTGTCATTTGATGACCACGATAAAATAGCCGACCATTATAAACAGACCTGGAAGAAACCTGGATTTCTGTCCAAGTTTGGGTTTTAAAGGCTAATTTCATTCATGTGATGTGTGCAACCGTATACCCCCTTTTGAAAAGGGGATATACGGTTTTTATTTGGTTAAAAATTACGCTAAAAGCCGGTCAGTGACGGTTGTATTTTACATGGTTGGTGTTAGGTGTTGTGCCATGTATATCAATTTATTGCTACAAGGATTTAACCAATATGAAGAAAAAGCCATGGTAAAAGTTTTTAATCCTACCTTTGCATTTGGAATAGAAACTGTCTGGCGATACAGTTCTGTTCCCAAAAAACAAAATGCAACCTATGAACGAAAAGTTGTCGAGGGTAATAGATTCCATGCGCATGCCACTAATTTTTTTGGTGGTCATTGCCCATCTTGTACCCTTTACTCTTCCCGAAATAAATTTCAGCAGGAACCCTGATGATATCTATACCCTGATTTCGGAAATGTTTTCGCACAATATTGCCAAGTTATCTGTTCGGTGTTATTTTTTGATCTCCGGCTTTTATTTCTTTAATAAGTTTAAGGATGACATTGTCACCTTTTACAGGACGCAGTTGTTTAAAAAGGTCAAATCGCTATTGGTACCATTTATCGTATGGAATGTGATGTTGATATTGGCCGTTTTCATCAAGCATCATGTTTTCATGAAGGTAGGTTTGGGGCCGGATGAAAGTTATGATTTTATTTTGGGGTCAAGTTTTTATGATCTCTTCTGGGGTTTGCCGATCAATTTCCCGCTCTGGTATGTGCGCGACTTGCTCTGTATGATGATCCTGTCACCCCTTATTTATTTGCTCATCCGCTATACGAAATACTTTGGCGTGATCGGTTTGGCTGCGCTGTATTTTCTGCAGGTGGAATCGCAGGTTCCCGGTCTCAGCACAACGGCGATCTTCTTCTTTACCCTAGGTGCTTATTTCGCCGTGGAGAAGATTGATGTCCTTGCCCTTTTTGACAAGTTTAAATATCCAGCCTACATCCTAACGCTAGTCTTCCTGGTGCTATCCCTTAAGCACAACGGACTGCCTGATCAGGAGTACTATCTGCGACCGTTTATCTTTTTTGGTGTCTTTTCCATTATCAACCTGTTTAACCTCCTCTATGACACCAAGCCAGCTTGGAGTAAAAAGCTAATGGGCTATAGTTCCCTTTCCTTTTTTATCTATGCCGCCCATGAGATCTATATCATCAACTGGCTAAAGGGTGGGTTCTTCGGTCTATCCTTTTTCAGTGCAGGCTGGGGCAAGTTGATTGCCTATTTTATCATTCCTGTCCTGTGTATGGTGATTTGCACGGTGATCTATAAAATCCTGATGAAGATAATCCCGAGGTGGTTCGCTTTTTCTCTTGGCGGTAGGCTCCCCAATTATTACGGCCCTGTCACTCCCGTTGCAGAAAGCAAATCGGATAAGGTGGAGGCGTAAGGGGAATCGGAAAGTATATCTAAATATTGTTGGCCCTTGCGCTTAACATGCAATTCAGCATGTTTCGGATTTTCTAAAACCCTAACTTTTCCAACTTTTACGTGTTGGATAATAAGATCCATTCACCTAAAACACACGGAAATGAAAGCTATTGCCGACAGAATCAAGGAGATAAATTGGGATAATTTTACTGAGCAGATGCATGCCAATGGGTATGCGGTATTACCTAAACTCATTACGCCAACTGAATGTGAAGTTTTGAAAGAAACGTATGCAGATCCAAATAATTTTCGGAAAACGGTGGTGATGGAGAGGTATCGTTTCGGTTTGGGTGCGTATAAATATTTTAGATATCCACTTCCCCAGATTATCCAGGACCTCAGGAAGGAGATCTATCCAGCGCTTGCGGGAATTGCGAATGAATGGTTCCAGCAATTGGGATTGAAGACAGTTTTTCCGTCGGCTCATGAGGAGCTTCTTGCTCAATGCCACCAAGCGGGACAGGAGCAGGCGACGGTGTTGATCCTGCGGTATGGTAAAGGTGGATTCAATACGTTGCATCAGGATCTTTACGGAGAGATTTTCTTTCCCATGCAGTTGGTGGTCATGCTGAGCGAGCTGGAGGAAGATTATTCAGGAGGAGAATTTGTCCTGACCCAGCAGGTTCCGAGGGCGCAATCGAAAGCCATTGTTTTGCAGCCTTCCAAGGGGGATGTGCTGGTCTTTACCACGAACTTCAAGCCGCAGAAGGGAGCTCGGGGTTTTTACCGGGTGAACATGAAACATGGTGTCAGTGAGGTTCATTCAGGCGAGCGTTATACGCTGGGTGTTATTTTTCATGATGCCATTTCCTGATCATGATTTGGCATGCAGCAATACAGGATGATGAATTACGAGTCGCGATTCGGCAAGGTAAAGTCAATTTCGGTGGTAATCGAAAGCTCAAAATATATGGAAAACTGTCCTGCACTTCCGGAAAACGCATGAAGCGTGAAAATAGGGTGTTCTTCGTCTCTATAGGGGAAGCAATCGAAGCTGGGTACCGGCCCTGTGGCCATTGCATGCGCGAGGAATATCTGAAATGGATGGCCAAAAATTAAAATACAGTTGAATTATCAAAATTTTATTCCTTGACCATGATGCCTTGCTGATGATAGGTTGAAATTCTTTTATCGATACATGTTGCAATTAAGAAGAGGGTAATGTCTATTTAAATTTTTATCTTTAAATACTATTCCATTTATAAGCTTTTGAAGCTATTTTTCAGGATTACATTTTGCAGTTTCAGACAAGGTAACGCATACGGTATGCCGTATTATTATCCTTAACACGCTCTCGGCCCGCCAATTTTATAAAGAATACCTGTAAACTCTGCCATTTTCACATTTGAATAGATCGCACAAAATGGTCGTAAGCAATAGCTAGACGTTGTCTAAGGTCCGTCCGTAGTGCGAGCGTGGTTTAACCGGGGTGCAGACGTGCTATAGACACGCTCTCACCACGCTCTGACCACGCTCTCACCTCAGACAAGGTCCCAAGGAATTTTTACCAAAATGCCAAGGGATTTAGGTTATTTATTGTCGTAAGTAAATGAAATACAGTGTTTTAATGGTGTTTTGAATTGTTTTGTGTTTTTTTTGCTAATTGGACGGTTTATATATACCAAGCTGCGACAATTTTATAGTCGAACCGTTGCATGGTCGGACCTGGAATTGGGCAGCCAAGATACTCCTGCTGTTGGGGGTAGATGGTGTACACCCGGCTTTCAGTGCGCTGTTGATTCATGTATATCCATTTAATTTCCACGGTGATGCCAATAGGTCGTGTGGTGCCGGTGTTTCTGGCATATAGCATTCGGGAGCCGTGTGGACCACAGACGCTACCTTCGATCATCTTGGCGTCGCGCATTGCATTCTCCTCTGTGTCACGAGCATCTAAGACATCGGATACATTTTCGTTTTCTACAAATTCGGGAAATTCCCGTTCTAAATTTTCCATGTGTTTGTAATTGGGTTAATAATATAGCTTAAAAATAACCAGCGAAAAGAGAAGGTCAAATACCTAGCTGTTGGTATTTTCTAATCTGGACAATGCCTTAGTGCTCAGTATTTTGTTTGAATGTTTTGGGGGTAACGCCGGCAATTTTTTTGAACAGGCGCGTAAAATGGGCTGGATTTTTAAAATGGAAAAGGTAGGCGATTTCGGCAATCGTAAAATTGGAATTTATAAGGTATTCCTTTGTTTCCTCAATAAGTAGCTCATGGATGATCTGCAATGCGTTTTTATGTTCCACCTGATGGCAGATCCTATTCAGGTGCACATGGCTGATGTCCATTCTGGAAGCATAGTCCTGGACGCGGGAAACGTTCTTGATGGTTGATCGGACAAGCCGCTTAAAATGCTGGACTTGGCTTGTGTACTGATCCAGGTTTTCGCTGGTTTTGTTGGTACTTTCCGTAGACCGGTATAGCTGCAGCAAGATCAGGAAGAGTAGAGCGGTTAGCGCCTGTTGATTTTTGTTGATATCGGAAAGCTCAGTCTGGATACGGGAGTTTAGAAAATGAATTTCCTGCCAGTGCGGCGAATCCTGAAATTCAATATGCCTTAAGTTTTTCAGAATGTGGTCATTCAGCGGAGGTTGAGCAAGTTCTTTTTCAAAGAAGGAGGCGTTTATGGAGTACAGATCTCCGTCGGAATCCTCTTTGAACCTGAAGCCGTGCAGGGTATTGGTCGGTATGAAAACAATAAAGGGGGCATGCAGTTCTTTTCGTCCATTTGTCGTTGTCAATATCCCCGAGCCAGACCAGATGACAAATAATTGAACGATATCCTTGTGCGTGTGATTCTGGACATCCCAGCTGTAGAATTTGCTTCGGCGTGCTAAGTTCTCGGCATGCACAAAATCTTTCTGCTGCAATCCAAATCGGTCTCTGTGTAATTCTTTGTAATTCGAAAATTTCCCCATGTGTGTAGACAGCCCCGTAAGTTATCGATATTAATTGGTTGTTAATTTGTTTTAAAATATACAATTATAATTTCTTTTTGCATAATCATGCGATCGTTTTGTGTAATAATTCATAATGCAGTCATTTGGAACTATGGTGCATAGTCATCTATAATTTTAAATTGTTTTGACTCTTAATGCTTCCTAATATTTAATAAATATTTATTCACACAGCTAAAATATGAATGCAACCTAACGATTTTAATTTCAAAAGCTAAATAAAATTCTTGCTATTATCTTGAAAGTATATAATATTTTATTAATGTTAATATTTAATTGTATTGAATATTATTTATAAAAATAAAAAAATAAAATATTTGAAATACTCTGTTTACAATACTTCATTAAAGTTTTGATTTTGTTGTTATTATAAAATATATGTATTATTTACAACTATTTAATTTAAAATATTTCTCAATAAATGTTAAAAAGCTTAAAACTGTTGTTATATTTGTAAAGAAATTAATCTAATTATGGTGATAGGATTTGACCGGTCCTTAAAATCATTAACAAACAATTATTAAAAATTTAAGTAAAGTTATGCAGCAAAAACTATTCAGTTTTCTCTTTACATGTTTGCTTCTTATTTCCGTCTCCTATGGGCAGGACTTTCAGGTTTCTGGAAGGGTAACTTCTCAAGCGGATGGAAATCCTATTGCAAATGTCACTGTAAGAGTTCAGGGTAAAAATTTAAGTTCACAAACGGATGCTGATGGAAGTTACACCATCCGTGCGGCAGAGGGTAATGTCATCGTATTTAGATCCCTTGGGTATAAAGAAAGATCCATCACAGTAGAGAAGATGAGTACGATAAATATCCAATTGGAAGCCGAGGAGGGTTCAATTGATGAGGTCCTTGTCGTGGGATATGGTTCCGGTAATAATATCGGTTCTGTTGTTGGGTCGCAAGTGACCGTTAGGGCAAAGGATATCGCAGGGAAACCTGCGCCAAATGCTATTGAGGCCTTGCAGGGTAAGGTTCCTGGGTTATCCGTAATGACCAGCAACGGTGAACCTTCGACAACGCAGTCCATACGCCTGCACGGATCAGGGTCCTTGGGAGCAAGTTCGACCCCTTTGTTCGTCATCGATGGAATTCCTGTGGGATCAGGATCTATTTTGTCAACCAATCCTGATGACTGGGAAAGTATTACAGTGTTAAAGGATGCTTCTGCTACTTCCATCTATGGTTCCCGGGCAGCAAATGGGGTGATTTATTTCAAATCCAAGAAAGGAAAGGCTTCGGAGCGGGCAACGATCACTGCAAGCGCTATGAAAGGGTATAACAACCTAGCCACGAAGAATATGATGGATCAAATGATGAACAGTAAAGAATTGCAGGCTTACTGGTTGGAAACAGGTTTTCGGACGCAAGCGCAAATCGATGAAATAAACCAGACCTTTGGACATAATGAGACCGTTTGGGGAGATTATTATTACAAGAAAAATACCGGGTTGGATCAGTATAACTTGAATATTTCAGGCGGTTCCGAAAAAATGCAATATTACATCAGTTCGGCCTACTATGATCAGGAAGGGATTATGTACCGTTCGAATTTCGATCGGGTTACCTTGCGCAGTAATCTAAGCGCGACGTTGAATGACTGGATAAAAGCTGGTTTAAATCTTTCTGGTGGATATGATAAGCGGATGTCCAATCCGTATGGTGGAAATAGTCTTAACGGTGCATTGTCTTTAATGGCTTTGCCTTGGTACTCACCGTTCGATGAAAACGGAAATGAATATTACGAAGAGCGGATACCAGGTTTGGATGCATATTCGCCGAAATACCTTGCCGATAAAAACTTGAACGAAGGCGTGAACAAACAGTTCAACCCGACGATTTTCCTACAGGTGCAGCCGTACAAGGGCCTGACTTTGAAATCAACAGCAGGTATGGACTATTTTGATTATCGAATTAGTGCATTGCGTTTGCCTTCCTATTTGGGCAACCTAAACAATGGTTCGGCAAGTGAAGAGTACCAAACAGGAATCTTAAAAACAATTACCAACACGATCGATTATCGGACGTTGATCCATAATGTGCACGACATATCCATGATGATCGGTCAGGAAGCGACGGATTACGATGAATCCTCTTTCAGCGCATCCGGATCTGGATTGACAGATGACCGCTTGACGTTATTGGGACAAACCATTGCGAATGGTCGTGGTGTCGGAAGTTCGAAATCCGAATATGCATACAATTCCTATTTTGGACGCTTAGGTTATTCCTATAATGCCAAATATCTATTGGATTTAAGTTTGCGAACTGATGCCTCTTCACGCTTTGGTAAAAACAACAGAAAAGCAACATTCTGGGCTGCCGGTGTCTCGTGGAAAGCCAAGTCGGAGAAATTCCTTCAGGATGTTTCCTGGTTGACGGATTTGACAATTAAGGCAAGCATTGGTACGCAAGGTAATTCGGCAATCGGTAATTACCAGTCTTTAGCTACGGTTGGATCTATTAATTATGATGGTGCTCCAGGATGGGGTGTTTCATCTCCAGGGAATCCAAATCTTGCCTGGGAACAACAGACAAAAACGACCTTGGGGGTTCGGGCATCCTTCCTCAATCAAATCAATCTGGACGTGGAAGTGTATAAGCGGGTAACCGACAATATGCTGGTATCTGTGCCTTATCCATATACTTCTGGCTTTTCAAGCATCACGAGCAATGTGGGGTCTTTGGAAAACAAAGGAATTGATGTGCAGTTTTCGGCAAATGCTTTCCGTAGTGAAAAATTCTACTTTACACCTTATGTAAACTTCAATTATAATCAGCAAAAGATTACGGAACTCTTCCAGGATAAGGAATATTGGATTGTGCCGAATACGGGCTTAAGCTGGGCTGTGGGAAAGCCGGTAGAGTTTTTCTTCCCCGTTCAAGCGGGTGTTAACCCAGACAATGGATTGATGCAATGGTATGTCCCTGGAGAGAACATAAGTGATTCTAACTTTGATCCGAATAATGTGACCACAACTTTTAATGCGGTAGATCTCCAGCAAAGTACGGGTTTACGCCGAGATGCGCCATTTACGGGTGGTTTTGGATTCACATCAGGCTACAATGGCTTTTATCTGGATATGGATTTTGCTTTTGTAAAGGGGAAATATATGATCAATAACGATTTGTATTTCTTTAGTAATCCATATCAATTCAGGGGCTACAATCAGATTAGAGGGGTTAGGGACTATTGGAAAGAACCTGGAGATCAAACAAGATATCCGAAATTCGGACAGGTGCATCAATTTGATACGGGTTTACTCGAAGATGCTTCCTTCTTACGGTTAAAGGGCTTGCGTTTTGGGTATAATATTCCAAAGAAGCTGTTGAGCGGTCAAAAAT is a genomic window containing:
- a CDS encoding tetratricopeptide repeat protein, coding for MNYDDLEQLFYSGELAACIDGCVHYLIDHPGDVEVIFLLAVAKHDLAYPNGHEAVYETLQAEVIPLLRSMIPLEPENPRARFNILNYILGNEYDLFQIARPKKHVTAENKDEFIGYAKDLIAVKEHAVYGYDFLIRIHESLGDDEELLLALDQAIAFFDVFFKHERDIKDRNISITWMKKIYLLDRNKDLAMESNILEIIETGLPRFVSGHAGQYFDLAEIAQEHNNFDLALKILLKVVRGDDENDQIQEGLVKWHQRFSDLIDKGFHPTDVLYFQLLVERAYPERLQIAEDYYYQHALEIIQRYPNTYGAFHFAGTYLYEQGDFDQAVSYFRNALAIQQQVTTWRRMVESRFLANGTLEEQVPQFKDIPRDLYNEGVNLDAFLKNMEESAVKEALRNLDVMIYQQSFEAFRKYFEEDKYESDLFGDEHCWAMCCNNLAIAYTAQGNYHDAVEVAQEGLKHAEFQELHYSLVEAAIESNDYLTAQEALQTYFDQYNQETASYYKYLQMQANLVIVNHQLGDEETELNHAKDLLFAIYDHYQENPDISDYDFRDFEAAKNTIETLLYQEYEHKPAAVRQQYYEEIAAKYPDEANPQYNLMQIYNEQEDYQQVNRAARLYMENKQAFLINDFDKAKTLYMIVKSHFLIGQYREGAALFSEYDSFVEQSLESTEYVIWLSYGVKLLSKSGDLEGMESLVSHFQSIYNQENWSYDSDSEGVYLAQATALYQHGNLKEAHKVLDYVLSFDDHDKIADHYKQTWKKPGFLSKFGF
- a CDS encoding acyltransferase family protein produces the protein MNEKLSRVIDSMRMPLIFLVVIAHLVPFTLPEINFSRNPDDIYTLISEMFSHNIAKLSVRCYFLISGFYFFNKFKDDIVTFYRTQLFKKVKSLLVPFIVWNVMLILAVFIKHHVFMKVGLGPDESYDFILGSSFYDLFWGLPINFPLWYVRDLLCMMILSPLIYLLIRYTKYFGVIGLAALYFLQVESQVPGLSTTAIFFFTLGAYFAVEKIDVLALFDKFKYPAYILTLVFLVLSLKHNGLPDQEYYLRPFIFFGVFSIINLFNLLYDTKPAWSKKLMGYSSLSFFIYAAHEIYIINWLKGGFFGLSFFSAGWGKLIAYFIIPVLCMVICTVIYKILMKIIPRWFAFSLGGRLPNYYGPVTPVAESKSDKVEA
- a CDS encoding 2OG-Fe(II) oxygenase — protein: MKAIADRIKEINWDNFTEQMHANGYAVLPKLITPTECEVLKETYADPNNFRKTVVMERYRFGLGAYKYFRYPLPQIIQDLRKEIYPALAGIANEWFQQLGLKTVFPSAHEELLAQCHQAGQEQATVLILRYGKGGFNTLHQDLYGEIFFPMQLVVMLSELEEDYSGGEFVLTQQVPRAQSKAIVLQPSKGDVLVFTTNFKPQKGARGFYRVNMKHGVSEVHSGERYTLGVIFHDAIS
- a CDS encoding Ada metal-binding domain-containing protein, with product MIWHAAIQDDELRVAIRQGKVNFGGNRKLKIYGKLSCTSGKRMKRENRVFFVSIGEAIEAGYRPCGHCMREEYLKWMAKN
- a CDS encoding AraC family transcriptional regulator produces the protein MGKFSNYKELHRDRFGLQQKDFVHAENLARRSKFYSWDVQNHTHKDIVQLFVIWSGSGILTTTNGRKELHAPFIVFIPTNTLHGFRFKEDSDGDLYSINASFFEKELAQPPLNDHILKNLRHIEFQDSPHWQEIHFLNSRIQTELSDINKNQQALTALLFLILLQLYRSTESTNKTSENLDQYTSQVQHFKRLVRSTIKNVSRVQDYASRMDISHVHLNRICHQVEHKNALQIIHELLIEETKEYLINSNFTIAEIAYLFHFKNPAHFTRLFKKIAGVTPKTFKQNTEH
- a CDS encoding SusC/RagA family TonB-linked outer membrane protein, coding for MQQKLFSFLFTCLLLISVSYGQDFQVSGRVTSQADGNPIANVTVRVQGKNLSSQTDADGSYTIRAAEGNVIVFRSLGYKERSITVEKMSTINIQLEAEEGSIDEVLVVGYGSGNNIGSVVGSQVTVRAKDIAGKPAPNAIEALQGKVPGLSVMTSNGEPSTTQSIRLHGSGSLGASSTPLFVIDGIPVGSGSILSTNPDDWESITVLKDASATSIYGSRAANGVIYFKSKKGKASERATITASAMKGYNNLATKNMMDQMMNSKELQAYWLETGFRTQAQIDEINQTFGHNETVWGDYYYKKNTGLDQYNLNISGGSEKMQYYISSAYYDQEGIMYRSNFDRVTLRSNLSATLNDWIKAGLNLSGGYDKRMSNPYGGNSLNGALSLMALPWYSPFDENGNEYYEERIPGLDAYSPKYLADKNLNEGVNKQFNPTIFLQVQPYKGLTLKSTAGMDYFDYRISALRLPSYLGNLNNGSASEEYQTGILKTITNTIDYRTLIHNVHDISMMIGQEATDYDESSFSASGSGLTDDRLTLLGQTIANGRGVGSSKSEYAYNSYFGRLGYSYNAKYLLDLSLRTDASSRFGKNNRKATFWAAGVSWKAKSEKFLQDVSWLTDLTIKASIGTQGNSAIGNYQSLATVGSINYDGAPGWGVSSPGNPNLAWEQQTKTTLGVRASFLNQINLDVEVYKRVTDNMLVSVPYPYTSGFSSITSNVGSLENKGIDVQFSANAFRSEKFYFTPYVNFNYNQQKITELFQDKEYWIVPNTGLSWAVGKPVEFFFPVQAGVNPDNGLMQWYVPGENISDSNFDPNNVTTTFNAVDLQQSTGLRRDAPFTGGFGFTSGYNGFYLDMDFAFVKGKYMINNDLYFFSNPYQFRGYNQIRGVRDYWKEPGDQTRYPKFGQVHQFDTGLLEDASFLRLKGLRFGYNIPKKLLSGQKFFKSASVYYVGRNLWTKTKYLGPDPEVDSNLALGVNPNTKQSSLGIQLQF